In the Bacillus sp. HSf4 genome, AGGTGTTGATTACACACATCCTGACTTAAAGAAAAACTTCGGGCCATACAAAGGATATGACTTTGTGGACAACGACTATGATCCGCAGGAAACACCTGCCGGCGACCCGCGCGGAGAAGCAACTGAACATGGTACACATGTTGCAGGCACAGTCGCCGCAAATGGACAGATCAAAGGGGTTGCGCCTGATGCGACACTTCTCGCCTACCGTGTACTCGGACCAGGCGGATCGGGAACGACTGAAAACGTCATCGCAGGGATAGAAAAAGCCGTCGCCGACGGAGCGGACGTTATGAACCTCTCCCTCGGAAATTCACTCAACAGCCCTGACTATGCGACGAGCATTGCGCTTGACTGGGCGATGTCAGAAGGTGTAACCGCGGTGACATCCAACGGCAACAGCGGACCTGAGAACTGGACCGTCGGATCGCCCGGAACCTCAAGGGAAGCGATTTCCGTCGGTGCTTCACAGCTCCCTTATAACGAGTATTCCGTAACGTTTGACTCTTATTCGACCGCCAAAGTGATGGGCTATGACGAAGAAAAAGACATTCAGACCTTGAACAATCAAGAGGTTGAGCTTGTTGAAGCAGGAATTGGGCAAGCTGACGATTTTGCAGGAAAAGATGTGAAAGGAAAAGTCGCGGTGATCCAAAGAGGTGTCCTCCCGTTTGTGGATAAAGCCGAAAATGCGAAAAAAGCCGGTGCGATTGGAGCTGTGATCTACAATAATGTATCCGGAGAAATCGAGCCCAACGTGACGGGTATGGCCGTACCGACCGTCAAACTGTCGAAAGAAGAGGGAGAAAAGCTTGTCCAGCAGATGAAAGAAGGGAAGCACACTGCTGTCTTTTCTTTTAAGTTGGATAAAAAGCTCGGTGAAACCATCGCATCCTTCTCATCCCGGGGCCCTGTCATGGATACTTGGATGATCAAGCCTGACGTTTCAGCACCAGGCGTCAATATTGTCAGTACGGTTCCTACACATGATCCGCAAAACCCTTACGGCTATGCCTCTATGCAAGGAACCAGCATGGCTTCGCCACACGTTGCAGGAACCGCTGCCATTTTAAAACAGGCCAAGCCCGACTGGGCGCCTGAGCAAATCAAGGCCGTCCTTATGAACACGGCCGAAAAACTAACGGATGAAAACGGCAAACCCTATCCGCACAATACGCAAGGCGCAGGCAGCATCCGGATCATGGACGCTCTCAAAGCTTCATCTATTGTGAGCCCTGGCAGCCATTCATTCGGCACCTATATGAAAAACAAAGGAAAGCAAACGAAAAAACAAGCACTTACGATCGAAAACCTTTCATCGTACAGAAAAGCCTATCAGCTTGAGTACTCTTTCAAAGGGCAAGGCATATCTGTAAAAGGAACACAGCGGGTCGTCATTCCTGCCAAGAAAACCGGTAAAGCGAATGTGAAGGTGACCGTCAACGCTGCGAAAACAAAAGCCGGAACATATGAGGGCACAGTGTATGTCCGCGACGGCAGCAGAAAAGTGGCCGAAATTCCGACCCTTTTGATTGTCAAAGAGCCCGACTACCCGCGCGTCACATCCGTAACCGTTGAACCGGGAACAAAAGAGGGGACATATACGGTCGAAGCTTATCTTCCAGGAGGGGCAGAAGAACTGGCATTTCTTGTGTATGACGAAAACCTTGAATTCATCGGACAGGCAGGGGTTTATAAAAACCAAGGAAAAGGGTATCAAACATATCAATGGAACGGAAAGATCAATGATACAACCGCCCTTAAACCGGACAAATATCATATGCTCGCTTACGCCTCTTCTAAAGGAAAATCAAGCTATGTGCTGACAGAGGAGCCGTTTATCGTCGAATAATGGGAAGCCTTGTTGAGAGTCACTCAACAAGGCTTTTTTATGTTAAAATACGGATAATCAAACCCCCTCGCGTTCACAGGAGAAGCCCTTCTCTTTAAAACGCGAAAAAATCCAATCGGAGGATTTCGCTTATATGCTTTCATTTCTCGTATTATTCGGCTTATCCTTCATGTCGGTCTGCTTTATCTTTTTCACGGTATTGTATTTCACCCTCAACCTGCAAACAAACGAACGACACCCTTTTCAGAAAGCGGCGGAGCATACGGTAGACACGATCATTCTCGTGCCGCTCAGCTGGCTGTTTACCGCCGTATACATAGGGGTCCTGCTCATCCTTCTCCCCATCCGCAGTCTAATGAATGTTTTTCAGCAAAAACGCTGATGGTCTGCAAACGCCTCCGCTAAAAGGCGGTATGATTTCAGCTTATCCTGGAAATTGTGTGTGATTGTGACCGCCATGACTTCATCCGTTCCATAAGCGTCCGCCAAAGCAAGCAGCTGTTGTTTCACCTGTCGTTGTGTACCGATCACCATGCGATTTCGATTATCGTTGATTCTTCTCTTTTCATATGATGAATATTCATATGACTGCGCCGTTTCAAAAGATGGGAAGCCGTCTGTTACCAGCCCCTGTTCATTTGCCAATAAAGAAAAATCAAGGCTCTTGGCGAGGTGTTCTGCCTCTTCTTCAGTGTCCGCGCAAATCACAAATACAGCGACAATCACTTTCGGTTTGTCGCCCAGCACCGAAGGTTGGAATCGTTCCTTATATTGCCTGGCCGCTTCAGCTCCTCCCTCTCCATTGATAAATTGGGCAAAGGTATAGGCCGCACCGATTTGCGCAGCCAGTCTGGCGCTTTCCCCAGAGGAACCAAGCAGCCACACCTCCGGAGCGGAACTGACAGTCGGTGATGCGGTTAAATGCGGAAAGCGGTGGTGTTCATCGGCCAGATCGTACAGATATGTGACAAGATCATGAATCTGATCCGGATATTGATCCGTCTGACGCCTGCCGCCGTTTTGAAGAGCCATTGAAGCGATCGGCATACCCCCGGGCGCCCGGCCGATCCCCGCGTCAATCCTGCCTGGTGCAAGTCCTTCCAGAACGCGAAAGTTTTCAGCCACCTTATAAGCGCTGTAGTGGGGGAGCATAACCCCTCCTGACCCCAGACGAATCTTTGCTGTTTTCGCGGCGATAAACCCAAGCAAAACCTCAGGGCTTGACCCCGCCAGATTTCTCGAAAAATGGTGCTCAGACACCCAAAATCTCCTGTACCCAAGCTTCTCTGCCATTTGAGCAAGCTCGGCCGTCTGTCTGAGAGCTGTTTCAGGAGTGCTCCCTTCGGAAACAGGCGACTGATCCAGTATACTTAACGACAACATCGTCTTCCCTCCAATTTCTTCGTTTACTTTTTAGCCGTAAAAAGAAATAATAGTATCATGTAATCATTAAAGGAGCACCAGGATTGATGAATGAGCAAAAGCCGAAACAAAAACCGCATCCTCCAGCCGTACAAGAAAACTTTGCCAAAGGCTGTTTATTCGGAATCCTTTTCAGCCTTCCATTCTGGATCTTGTTTTATTTTTTCCTGAAACACGTCATGTCGATATAAACATGAAAGAAGCCCCTGTTGGAAGGGGCTTTTCTTTACCTTTTATTAAACCCTTTTTCTTTTACGAAATCATGCATATACGTTCGCTTCGGCTCCTTCAGGCTTTGGACGATCTGCTCTGTCCATTTGTCTTTCCTTTTGCCGTTTGTTCTGTTTTGATAGTAATTTGAAATGGTTTCGTCATACGCGTGCAATTGTTTGTGAAACCTTTCGTCATCTATATCATAAGTATTTTCGTGGTAAATATGCTCAAGCGGCAATCTTGGCTTTTGAGCGGACGGATTGGCCGGATGACCGACGACAAGCCCGAACAGCGGAAGGACATATTCAGGTGTACCCAGTACCTCTGCCACCTTGTTCAGAGCGTTGCGAATGCCGCCGATATAGCAGATGCCCAGCCCCATCGATTCAGCGGCAATCGACATGTTTTGTGCGGCAAGAGCGGCATCGATGACACTGACCATAAACGTTTCAGTGCTTTCAAGAGAGCCCTGGATGTCTTCCCCTTTTTCTCCGGCCATTTTCTGATGCCGGTAAAGATCTGCACAGAACACAAACAAATGGCCGTTTTTTTCAACATACGGCTGATCGCCAGCCAAAGCAGCAAGCTCGCGCTTCTTCGTTTGGTCGGTTACTCCGATAATCGAATAAGCTTGAATATAGCTGGAAGTTGATGCGCTTTGCGCGCTTTCTACAAGCAAATGCACCTCTTCTTTTGTCAGCGGCTGGTCCGTAAAGGACCGGATCGAACGGTGATTTAAAATGGTTTCAATCGTTTGATTCATTGCTATACCTCCTCATGACTTTATCATATCCAAAATCTGATGATCTCTAAAGCGAAACGGTTTCTCCGGGGAAAGGAAGCGGTATAAATTGAATCGAAAGAAAGATGACGCGCATACAGCGGGCTTTTGTGCTGATGGAACACCGGACAGTTTTGTTTGGAGAAGAAGTTCACACCCTCCATGTGGCGGCCGCTGCCGAATACAAATTAAAGACAGCCGGATCGGCTGTCTTTTTTTGGCGTTTATTTAAACATATAGCCTTGATATTTGCTTAGCTGGCAGCTTGCATTATAGACGATGGCATAGCCGATAAGGGCCGACAAAATAGAGCTGCCCCCATAGCTGACCAACAGCAGAGGAACACCTGTGACAGGCATCAGCCCGATGTTCATCCCGATGTTTTGGAACGTGTGAATCACAATCAGCGCGGTATACCCGACACAGAAAAAAGCGGCAAACCGATTATACCGATGTATTTTATCGATCAGAACGACAAGCCGGTAAATGAGAAAGAAAAATATCAGCACGACAAAAGTACAGCCGATAAAGCCAAAGCTTTCGCCGATGACGGCGAAGATAAAGTCGGTTTGGCCTTCAGGAACATGGACTTTCATATTGTTCATACCAGTGCCGAATATTTCTCCTGATCCAATCGCCATAACGGCTTTTTCTGTCTGATAAGTGTCATTGGCGGTCTGCTGGTCAGAATCAACCCATGTCATCACCCTGTTGATCTGGTACTCCTTAATATGCAGTGTATTCCGCGAAAACTCGGGAAAATGGATCACCAGAAATAAAACGAGCAAAACAAGCGAAACGCCGCTGCCGACGATGATAAAAATCAGTTTCCAATTGATTCCCGACAAAAACACCATGACGGCGACAAAGAACATGCAGATTCCAGCCGTCCCCGCGTCCTGCATCAAAATCAAGCCGATCGGAACCGCTGATACAGCCGCGATTTTCAGCAAAAGGTGAACATCCTCCCGCAAGGTGCGAGAACCCTTTGGACTCGCTTTTGAAATCACGGAAGCCAGCATCATGATCAAACCGATTTTCATAAACTCAGACGGCTGCAATGTCACCGTTCCAAATTGAAACCAGCTCTTCGCCCCTTTTTTAACCGGTGCAATCGACTCGGGACTGAATTTCAAAATGATCAATGACAGGATGCCAAATACAAATATATACACGCTGAACTTTTCGAGCTGCTCCAAATCAAAATAAAGAAAACCGACGACCACGGCAATGCCGAGCAAATAATAGATCAGCTGCTTTGCCGGATAGCCGTTTAAAGCGAATGACGGCTGTGCTGCATAAACAGCAATCACGCTGATGATAAAGAACACACTTAATATAAAAATCAAATCACCCTGATAATAGGGACTTGTCTCATTTTTCTTATGACCCATGATACCCCGCCTTATTCCTTCATCAAAAACACTATCTTTCATTATACATGAACAGTATCGAAGAATACACGAAAAGGGGGTGCTTCCCATAAAAATAACAGCCTGAATGTACAGGCTGTTATTTAAACATATAGCTTTGGTATCTCGTTAATTGGCAGCTTGCATTATAGACGATCGCAAACCCGATTAAAGTAGCGACGATGGAGCTCCCCCCATAGCTGACCAACAGCAGGGGAACACCTGTGACAGGCATAATTCCAATGTTCATGCCGATGTTTTGAAAGGTATGGATGACGATCAACGCCGTAAAACCTGCACAGAAAAATGAGGCAAATTTGCTGAACGGATGTATTCGGTCTATTAAAACGACAAGCCGGTAAATGAAAAAGAAAAACATGATGACGACAAAGGTGCAGCCGGTAAAACCGAAGCTCTCGCCAATGACGGCAAAAATAAAGTCTGTTTGGGCTTCGGGGACATATACTTGCAGATCGTTTACACCGTTGCCGAACACTTTTCCTGAACCGATCGCCATTTGCGCCCTGTCGACCTGCATTTTGTCATCTGCAGTTTGTTCGCTCGGATTAACCCAGGTCATAACCCGGTTAATCTGGTATTTCTCAATTCCGACCGCACCCGCAACATCCGGGAATTTGATGATGACATACAATATTAAAACGGCTACGCTGAGGCCTGATAAGAAGATCAGTGAAATGAGCTTCCAGTTGACACCTGAAAGGAAGATCATCACAAGAATCACAAACATGACGATCCCGGCCGTACCTGTGTCCTGTTCTAAAATCAGCCCCGCCGGCAAAATGACGATGCCGAAGATTTTCAATAAAAAGATCCAATCCTCTTTTAACGTCCGCTTTCCGGTTGGACTATGTTTGGACATAAACGATGCTAAATACATGATCAAGCCGATTTTCATAAACTCAGACGGCTGCAATGTAAAGCCGGGAAGCATAAACCAGCTTTTTGCGCCATTGATAACCGGAGCAAACCTGTAAGACCCTATATAAGAGGGGCTGAATTTTAACACAATCAGCATCAGGATGCCGAGTATGTAAAAATAAAAGCTGAGCTTTTCAAGCTGCTCCAAATCAAAGTATAGAAACAGAATGACGATGAGCGCTCCCAGCAAATAGTACAGGGACTGCTTCATCGCAAACGGCTCATTGTATTGGTTAAATTGCTGAGCGGCGTATACCGCCACAATGCTGATGATAAAAAAGACTATAAATACGAAGATCAAATCGCCTTGATAAAAGGGATTTGATATGTTTTTTCTCTGACTCATTCAAAATCCCGCCCTTATTTCTGACACAATGCAATATAGTGAAGACAGTATCAACTTCCTCACAAATGATATGACGTACAAAAAACCAAAATGTTTCGAATGAAACATACACAAAAAAATTCCTTCTTCATTTTAAAGGATTCTTCCAACTATTGTCGAATTTGATAAAGTCATTGATTTTTGATTGATTTGTATTAAAATGAGTAATGTTGCATAAAATTAAATTTTTGTCGGCAAATATTCATGGGCTGACGAAAGCATAACCATAAGGAGTTTTTAATTTGGATAAAGCACTTCAAAAGCGTAAACGGCTTGATCTGATAAAGTTTTTGATCCCTTCGCTTATCGGAATTATTTTATTTATGATTCCCGTTCAGATTGCAGGAGATTTAACGATTCCGATTGCGATTTTTTCTAATGCACTGCAGGAACTGCTTCACCGGCAGCTGCCGTTCATTATGATGTTGATCGTCACCGTAACATTTATCTTAACCTTTATCACGAAAACCTTCCATCCGTCTTTCATCAAGAAAAGCGAATTTTTCTATAAGCTGCTGAATGTATCTTTATTCTGGTACATCGTCCGTTTGTTCGGGATGATTTTCGCAGTGATGACATATTTTAAGTTTGGACCTGAAGCCGTGTATGCCGACAGCACGGGTGGAACATTATTGTTTGATCTGCTTCCGGTTCTCTTTTCCGTCTTTTTTTTCGCAGGTCTTTTCCTGCCTTTTCTGCTGAATTTCGGTCTGTTGGAATTGTGCGGGGCGCTGATGAAAAAACTGATGAGGCCTGTCTTCAGGCTGCCCGGGCGGTCTTCCATTGATTGTATGGCCTCATGGCTTGGAGACGGAACGATCGGCGTTCTCCTCACAAGCAAACAATACGAAGACGGATTTTATACAAAGCGTGAGGCCGCCATCATCGGCACGACTTTCTCCGTCGTCTCCATCACATTCTGCCTCGTGATTATTTCGCAGGTGGGCTTGGGCCATATGTTTGTTCCATTTTATTTGACCATACTGCTGGCCGGAGCCGTTGCGGCCGTGGTCAGTCCTCGTATTCCGCCTTTATCAAGAAAGGCTGATACGTATATTACAGATCAGAAAGATCAGGACCATGAGCAGATTCCGGAAGGGTTCACACCGTTCAAATGGGGTCTCACCCAGGCTGTCGCCAAGGCGAAGCAGAATTCAAGCGTCAAAGAATTTTTGCAGGATGGGACCAAAAATGTACTCGATATGTGGATGGGCGTGGCTCCCGTCGTCATGGCGCTCGGCACGGCTGCACTGATTGTCGCCGAGTACACGCCTGTATTCAAGTGGCTTGGTCTGCCGTTTATCCCGCTGCTTCAGCTGCTGCAGGTCCCTGAAGCCGCAGAAGCCTCACAGACGCTTGTCGTCGGCTTTGCCGACATGTTCCTTCCGTCTGTGCTTGGAAGCGGCATTGAGAGCGATATGACGCGTTTCATCATCGCCTGTGTATCCGTCACTCAATTAATCTATATGTCTGAAGTCGGCGGCCTTCTGCTCGGTTCGAAAATCCCGGTGACATTTATCGACCTGGTCTTGATTTTTATCGTTCGAACGCTGATTACACTGCCTATCATTGTCTTGTGCGCCCACTTTATTTTTTAAAGTAAACGGCCCTTGGTTTCCATTCCAAGGGCTTTTTCATTCAGAAAAAGTCATTGATCCAAGGACTCCGCGGCCTGATCGTGTCATCCAGCCGCATCACTTCCTTTTCGCTTCCCGTCAGTCTGCCGGACTCATATAAAAACCGGGCGCTTCGCGCACCAAGGAAAAACGCCGTGAGAGCCGCGATATCGCCGGTGAGACAACCCGCATCTCTTTTTTCATCTGCGGCTTCAACACCCTGTTTATCAACCTTGAATGTTCGGTTATTCCATGGAGCCGCGTTGTCCTTGACCTGAAAAATGAACGGCTCTTCAATTCGCCGTCTGAGCGGGTATTGCTCCAGAAAAGAACCGATATCGGTGATTCTCGCCATCGCGTAGGGCTGAATTTCCTGCTTGATTTTTGGCTCATCAAGGTGATAATCGAGACCATCTTCAGGCTGGACTGTCATTTCAAGCTCTTCGATCATCGAGTCATGCTGGCAAATGAAATTCCATAGTCCCATCCGCGCTTCATGCCGAATGCAAATCAGCTCATCAATCGTCATTTTGCGATTTTCGATTGTGTAGAGCATATAGCCGAGCGGGACGCCTTCCTTTGAATAATATACAGCAGTTACCACGGAATCTTCCAAAATATCTGTCATCCAATAGTCTGCCTCCCGCCTTAACAAACCATTATGGCGGCTTCGGAACTGATCATATAGCAGTCCCGCTGCAGCCTGTCCTTCGGCTTTTTCCAGCCTTCTGACAAAGCCGTCCGTTTGTTCAAAAGGTGTGAGATGTTCACGCTTCAGCCGATAAACCTTTTGATAAAACGCCAATTCCCAGCCAAACTTGCGGTAAAAAGCGATTTTAAAAGGGTGTAAAAAGCTGATGGTCTGCTGATTCTCCCTCATTCTTTTCAAAGACTCCACCAATAGCTGTCTGACCGTTCCCTTTCGGCGTTCCTCAGGCCAAGCCGCGACACCTGCAATCCCTCCCATATCCATATCGAGATGCTCGATTTGAGCTTTAAACGGAATGATATTCAGCTTTGAAAGAAGTTTTCCGCCCTCTTTGATGCCAATCACTTCAT is a window encoding:
- a CDS encoding FtsW/RodA/SpoVE family cell cycle protein, coding for MGHKKNETSPYYQGDLIFILSVFFIISVIAVYAAQPSFALNGYPAKQLIYYLLGIAVVVGFLYFDLEQLEKFSVYIFVFGILSLIILKFSPESIAPVKKGAKSWFQFGTVTLQPSEFMKIGLIMMLASVISKASPKGSRTLREDVHLLLKIAAVSAVPIGLILMQDAGTAGICMFFVAVMVFLSGINWKLIFIIVGSGVSLVLLVLFLVIHFPEFSRNTLHIKEYQINRVMTWVDSDQQTANDTYQTEKAVMAIGSGEIFGTGMNNMKVHVPEGQTDFIFAVIGESFGFIGCTFVVLIFFFLIYRLVVLIDKIHRYNRFAAFFCVGYTALIVIHTFQNIGMNIGLMPVTGVPLLLVSYGGSSILSALIGYAIVYNASCQLSKYQGYMFK
- a CDS encoding FtsW/RodA/SpoVE family cell cycle protein, encoding MSQRKNISNPFYQGDLIFVFIVFFIISIVAVYAAQQFNQYNEPFAMKQSLYYLLGALIVILFLYFDLEQLEKLSFYFYILGILMLIVLKFSPSYIGSYRFAPVINGAKSWFMLPGFTLQPSEFMKIGLIMYLASFMSKHSPTGKRTLKEDWIFLLKIFGIVILPAGLILEQDTGTAGIVMFVILVMIFLSGVNWKLISLIFLSGLSVAVLILYVIIKFPDVAGAVGIEKYQINRVMTWVNPSEQTADDKMQVDRAQMAIGSGKVFGNGVNDLQVYVPEAQTDFIFAVIGESFGFTGCTFVVIMFFFFIYRLVVLIDRIHPFSKFASFFCAGFTALIVIHTFQNIGMNIGIMPVTGVPLLLVSYGGSSIVATLIGFAIVYNASCQLTRYQSYMFK
- a CDS encoding GNAT family N-acetyltransferase, which translates into the protein MMRRLAELTSEADILEAIRLSEYAFQRKLSEKELAKAKQLYQKHEVIGIKEGGKLLSKLNIIPFKAQIEHLDMDMGGIAGVAAWPEERRKGTVRQLLVESLKRMRENQQTISFLHPFKIAFYRKFGWELAFYQKVYRLKREHLTPFEQTDGFVRRLEKAEGQAAAGLLYDQFRSRHNGLLRREADYWMTDILEDSVVTAVYYSKEGVPLGYMLYTIENRKMTIDELICIRHEARMGLWNFICQHDSMIEELEMTVQPEDGLDYHLDEPKIKQEIQPYAMARITDIGSFLEQYPLRRRIEEPFIFQVKDNAAPWNNRTFKVDKQGVEAADEKRDAGCLTGDIAALTAFFLGARSARFLYESGRLTGSEKEVMRLDDTIRPRSPWINDFF
- a CDS encoding LLM class flavin-dependent oxidoreductase, whose amino-acid sequence is MLSLSILDQSPVSEGSTPETALRQTAELAQMAEKLGYRRFWVSEHHFSRNLAGSSPEVLLGFIAAKTAKIRLGSGGVMLPHYSAYKVAENFRVLEGLAPGRIDAGIGRAPGGMPIASMALQNGGRRQTDQYPDQIHDLVTYLYDLADEHHRFPHLTASPTVSSAPEVWLLGSSGESARLAAQIGAAYTFAQFINGEGGAEAARQYKERFQPSVLGDKPKVIVAVFVICADTEEEAEHLAKSLDFSLLANEQGLVTDGFPSFETAQSYEYSSYEKRRINDNRNRMVIGTQRQVKQQLLALADAYGTDEVMAVTITHNFQDKLKSYRLLAEAFADHQRFC
- a CDS encoding S8 family serine peptidase; protein product: MKKRLMRSAVFVFILLFTLSTCLSGVQAKTAAEKQSPELKKAEVYGDIDVTSDKQTTVIVELKEESLAEAKAEGKKQTKASLKAERSKAKNKAKKTIKKAKIKREYDRVFSGFSMKLPASEIPKLLSVKEVKAVYPNVTYKPDRVKGKDVTIAADAFHPQMDKSAPYIGADQAWKSGYTGKGIKVAVIDTGVDYTHPDLKKNFGPYKGYDFVDNDYDPQETPAGDPRGEATEHGTHVAGTVAANGQIKGVAPDATLLAYRVLGPGGSGTTENVIAGIEKAVADGADVMNLSLGNSLNSPDYATSIALDWAMSEGVTAVTSNGNSGPENWTVGSPGTSREAISVGASQLPYNEYSVTFDSYSTAKVMGYDEEKDIQTLNNQEVELVEAGIGQADDFAGKDVKGKVAVIQRGVLPFVDKAENAKKAGAIGAVIYNNVSGEIEPNVTGMAVPTVKLSKEEGEKLVQQMKEGKHTAVFSFKLDKKLGETIASFSSRGPVMDTWMIKPDVSAPGVNIVSTVPTHDPQNPYGYASMQGTSMASPHVAGTAAILKQAKPDWAPEQIKAVLMNTAEKLTDENGKPYPHNTQGAGSIRIMDALKASSIVSPGSHSFGTYMKNKGKQTKKQALTIENLSSYRKAYQLEYSFKGQGISVKGTQRVVIPAKKTGKANVKVTVNAAKTKAGTYEGTVYVRDGSRKVAEIPTLLIVKEPDYPRVTSVTVEPGTKEGTYTVEAYLPGGAEELAFLVYDENLEFIGQAGVYKNQGKGYQTYQWNGKINDTTALKPDKYHMLAYASSKGKSSYVLTEEPFIVE
- a CDS encoding YjiH family protein, with amino-acid sequence MDKALQKRKRLDLIKFLIPSLIGIILFMIPVQIAGDLTIPIAIFSNALQELLHRQLPFIMMLIVTVTFILTFITKTFHPSFIKKSEFFYKLLNVSLFWYIVRLFGMIFAVMTYFKFGPEAVYADSTGGTLLFDLLPVLFSVFFFAGLFLPFLLNFGLLELCGALMKKLMRPVFRLPGRSSIDCMASWLGDGTIGVLLTSKQYEDGFYTKREAAIIGTTFSVVSITFCLVIISQVGLGHMFVPFYLTILLAGAVAAVVSPRIPPLSRKADTYITDQKDQDHEQIPEGFTPFKWGLTQAVAKAKQNSSVKEFLQDGTKNVLDMWMGVAPVVMALGTAALIVAEYTPVFKWLGLPFIPLLQLLQVPEAAEASQTLVVGFADMFLPSVLGSGIESDMTRFIIACVSVTQLIYMSEVGGLLLGSKIPVTFIDLVLIFIVRTLITLPIIVLCAHFIF
- the nfsA gene encoding oxygen-insensitive NADPH nitroreductase, producing the protein MNQTIETILNHRSIRSFTDQPLTKEEVHLLVESAQSASTSSYIQAYSIIGVTDQTKKRELAALAGDQPYVEKNGHLFVFCADLYRHQKMAGEKGEDIQGSLESTETFMVSVIDAALAAQNMSIAAESMGLGICYIGGIRNALNKVAEVLGTPEYVLPLFGLVVGHPANPSAQKPRLPLEHIYHENTYDIDDERFHKQLHAYDETISNYYQNRTNGKRKDKWTEQIVQSLKEPKRTYMHDFVKEKGFNKR